The Papaver somniferum cultivar HN1 chromosome 3, ASM357369v1, whole genome shotgun sequence genome includes a region encoding these proteins:
- the LOC113356782 gene encoding uncharacterized protein LOC113356782, whose protein sequence is MFTEGLDKNAVRWAREGTTGTKERQFAGTTAGQRPWVDPLSRNGGRGGRGFGLPPTDKFRSGHLPSGVIPLPRSVDADDSSDMDESSDEESARYSIDSPPRRYTKPLPRQTQYTSDAMTSDFSSSLDTVRQRQVGNGIVGRGIGGSRYPPVGVHDYTEDDESSDSMSSEFPSSRNRTNTSSAAPGGGTYTSEGYASSVPSQSNTEIQCQKDFRARHLQNKKLSDDDVPSAPPLSGYDQGTDLDVEQPSNSIANGGLASRKEPSTSVNVVPGVSVPDKTENGILDKSSRASVGVETAASSGSLPARLPTFHASGQGPWYAVISYDACVRLCLNSWARGCTEAPIFLENECALLRNAFGLQQVLLQSEEELLASRSSKLVGEGAAPKPKKIIGKMKVQVRKVKMALDPPTGCSFSSLKSPSIKLETIRYRVSNLQSTLSSGCEALRRVRVVRRIPASGSFSQHSLAYVHASTQYLKQVSSLLKVGVTTLRSSSASYETVQETYSCLLRLKSSTEEDAVRMQPGSGETHVFFPDSLGDDLFIEVQDSKGKYYGRVVAQVASITDDSGEKLRWWCIYREPEHELVGRVQLYINYSTSPDENGHLKCGSVAETVAYDLVLEVAMKMEHFQQRKLLLDGPWKWLLTEFASYYGVSNAYTKLRYLSYIMDVATPTEDCLVLVHDLLLPVLMKARSKNTLSHQENRILGEVEDQIEQIFALVFENYKSLDESFPSGMVDVFRPAFGSPAPALIPSVKLYTLLHDIFSPETQLKLCGYFQVAAKKRSRRHLAETDEYVAASNECALMDSLTLSTAYQKMKSLCLNIRNEVFTDMEIHNCNVLPSFIDLPNISSAIYSVELCSRLRAFLVACPPTGPTPHVVELVIAAADFQRDLANWKINPVKGGVDAKELFHLYIILWVQDKRLSLLESCKLDKVKWSGVKTQHSTTPFVDEMYERLRETLNEYEIIICRWPEYTFVLENSIADVEKAIVESLDKQYVDVLSPLKDNLAPKKFGLKYIQKLANRSVTPYVVPEDLGILLNSMKRMLDLLRPRIETQFRSWGSCIPTGGSAVPGERLSEITVMLRTKFRNYLQAVVEKLAENTRMQSATKLKKVIQDSKETVVESDVRSRMQPLKEQITSTINHLHNIFDTHVFVAICRGYWDRMGQDVLSFLENRKENRSWYKGSRVAVSVLDDTFASQLQQLLGNALQEKDLEPPRSIMEVRSMLCKDAPNHKDPNYYY, encoded by the exons atgtttacTGAAGGACTGGATAAGAATGCTGTTAGATGGGCTAGAGAG GGTACTACTGGTACAAAGGAAAGGCAATTTGCTGGAACAACGGCTGGACAGAGACCATGGGTGGATCCACTGTCAAGAAATGGAGGTAGAGGAGGTAGAGGTTTTGGGTTACCGCCAACAGATAAGTTTCGAAGTGGGCATTTGCCATCTGGAGTAATTCCGTTACCACGTTCTGTAGATGCAGATGATAGTTCAGATATGGATGAATCATCTGATGAAGAAAGTGCTAGATATTCAATTGATTCGCCTCCACGGAGATATACAAAGCCGTTGCCAAGGCAAACGCAGTATACTAGTGATGCAATGACTTCTGATTTTAGTTCTTCGTTAGATACAGTGAGGCAGAGACAAGTGGGGAATGGAATTGTAGGTAGAGGAATTGGTGGTAGTAGGTATCCTCCAGTGGGTGTGCATGATTATACTGAAGATGATGAATCATCTGATTCTATGAGTTCTGAATTTCCATCCAGTAGAAACAGAACTAACACTAGTTCTGCTGCACCTGGTGGAGGAACTTACACTTCTGAGGGGTATGCTTCAAGTGTTCCTTCACAATCAAATACCGAAATTCAATGTCAAAAG GATTTTCGTGCAAGACATCTACAAAATAAGAAGTTATCTGATGATGATGTCCCCAGTGCACCTcctttaagtggttatgatcagGGGACTGACCTAGATGTGGAGCAGCCATCCAATTCTATAGCGAATGGTGGTTTAGCGTCAAGAAAAGAACCAAGCACATCTGTGAATGTGGTTCCGGGCGTCAGTGTTCCAGATAAAACTGAAAATGGGATTTTGGATAAGTCTTCAAG GGCCTCTGTAGGTGTCGAAACTGCTGCATCTTCAGGTTCATTACCAGCTCGCCTTCCCACATTTCATGCTAG TGGTCAAGGTCCATGGTATGCTGTCATTTCATATGATGCATGTGTGCGCCTTTGTCTTAACTCATGGGCAAGGGGTTGCACGGAAGCTCCCATCTTTCTCGAAAACGAATGTGCCTTGCTGCGAAATGCGTTTGG TTTACAGCAAGTACTGTTGCAATCTGAGGAAGAGCTATTAGCAAGTAGGTCGTCGAAGCTCGTTGGTGAGGGAGCTGCACCGAAGCCCAAGAAAATCATTGGCAAGATGAAGGTTCAAG TCCGTAAGGTCAAAATGGCTCTAGACCCTCCTACAGGCTGCAGCTTTTCATCTCTAAAGTCACCCAGCATAAAATTGGAAACAATTCGTTATCGTGTTTCAAATTTACAATCCACTCTTTCCTCTGGATGCGAAGCTCTCCGAAGAGTTAGGGTAGTACGTCGAATACCTGCTAGTGGATCTTTTTCGCAGCATAGCTTGGCATATGTGCACGCAAGCACCCAGTATTTAAAACAGGTCTCTTCACTCCTTAAAGTCGGTGTGACAACTCTGCGCAGTAGTTCTGCATCATATGAAACAGTACAAG AGACGTATTCTTGTctgttgaggttgaaaagttcAACCGAAGAGGATGCAGTTCGGATGCAACCTGGATCTGGTGAAACACATGTATT CTTCCCAGACAGCCTTGGTGATGATCTTTTCATTGAAGTTCAGGATTCTAAGGGAAAGTACTACGGTCGTGTAGTTGCTCAAGTGGCCAGTATCACTGACGACTCG GGTGAAAAGCTTCGTTGGTGGTGTATTTATCGCGAACCAGAGCATGAGCTTGTAGGCAGAGTACAATTGTACATCAATTATTCAACTAGTCCAGATGAGAATGGTCATCTTAAG TGTGGCTCTGTCGCAGAAACCGTGGCATATGACCTGGTTTTAGAAGTTGCCATGAAAATGGAGCATTTTCAGCAAAGGAAACTGTTATTGGATGGTCCATGGAAATGGTTACTGACAGAATTTGCATCCTACTATGGAGTTTCAAATGCTTATACGAAACTAAG ATACCTTTCGTACATTATGGATGTAGCTACACCCACGGAGGATTGTCTTGTCCTGGTGCATGATTTATTGTTACCTGTACTTATGAAAGCACGCAGTAAAAACACGCTGAGTCACCAAGAG AATCGCATCTTGGGGGAAGTTGAAGATCAAATTGAGCAGATTTttgcattggtttttgaaaattacaAGTCTCTGGATGAATCATTTCCGTCAGGAATGGTGGACGTTTTTAGACCCGCATTTGGATCTCCAGCGCCGGCTTTGATTCCTTCTGTCAAGCTTTATACCCTTCTGCATGACATATTCTCTCCGGAAACGCAATTGAAACTTTGCGGCTATTTTCAG GTTGCTGCTAAAAAAAGATCACGGAGACATTTGGCGGAGACTGATGAGTATGTTGCTGCCAGTAATGAATGCGCATTGATGGATTCACTGACGCTTTCCACTGCATATCAGAAAATGAAATCCCTCTGCTTAAATATCAGAAATGAAGTCTTTACTGATATGGAGATCCATAATTGCAACGTGCTTCCTAG TTTCATAGATCTACCAAACATTTCTTCAGCAATTTACAGTGTGGAGCTTTGTAGTCGGTTGCGTGCATTCCTTGTTGCATGCCCTCCTactggccccacacctcatgtcgtTGAGCTTGTAATTGCAGCTGCGGATTTCCAAAGGGATCTTGCAAATTGGAAAATCAA TCCTGTCAAAGGTGGGGTGGATGCAAAGGAGCTGTTCCATTTGTACATCATCCTTTGGGTTCAAGATAAGCGCCTATCTCTGCTCGAGTCATGTAAACTAGACAAG GTGAAGTGGTCGGGAGTCAAAACTCAACATTCTACAACTCCATTTGTTGATGAGATGTATGAGCGGCTGAGAGAAACCTTGAACGAATACGAGATCATCATTTGCCGATGGCCAGAATATACCTTTGTTCTTGAAAAT TCGATTGCAGATGTCGAAAAGGCGATTGTGGAGTCTCTGGACAAGCAGTATGTAGATGTCCTGTCTCCCCTGAAGGACAATCTAGCACCTAAGAAGTTCGGCCTCAAATACATACAAAAGCTTGCTAATCGTTCTGTAACTCCCTATGTGGTTCCTGAAGAT TTGGGTATTCTTTTGAATTCCATGAAGAGGATGCTTGATCTGCTGAGACCTAGGATAGAGACCCAATTTAGATCATGGGGGTCTTGCATACCTACCGGTGGAAGTGCAGTCCCAGGGGAGCGTCTCAGCGAAATTACTGTTATGCTGAGAACGAAGTTCAGGAACTACCTACAAGCAGTAGTTGAGAAACTTGCAGAGAAT ACGAGAATGCAGAGTGCAACAAAACTGAAAAAGGTCATCCAAGATTCTAAGGAAACAGTGGTGGAATCTGATGTTCGAAGCAGAATGCAACCCTTGAAGGAACAGATAACTAGTACAATAAATCACCTTCATAACATTTTTGATACGCATGTTTTTGTTGCTATCTGCCGAGGCTACTGGGACAGGATGGGCCAG GATGTGCTAAGTTTCCTGGagaacaggaaagaaaataggtCCTGGTATAAAGGATCTCGTGTTGCAGTATCC GTTTTGGATGATACTTTCGCATCACAATTACAACAACTACTTGGAAATGCACTACAAGAGAAAGATTTGGAGCCTCCTAGGTCAATAATGGAAGTCCGATCAATGCTCTGTAAGGATGCACCAAATCATAAGGATCCCAACTACTACTACTAG
- the LOC113356783 gene encoding uncharacterized protein LOC113356783 gives MEPSNLHEGVIVLDDKKDEQRQLRVKRKTLQAALEQCQRALDLINSGEVDDDGEDDDGSEVEIGEDSMNQFGDDDTVQLCNFLKSGVDSPNFLEKLGTTSASVPQNPAAEEGGSWDIVCENDLWDGEDIELDQESYVLVRQEDILEGIASFTSAYLLSLKQTKELTPNQLQEALSRTFCTKKKKGKLRKAWDGSKVIHNVASWGATAIGIYQNPALFRVATVAFWTSCRVISKLF, from the exons ATGGAACCTTCAAATTTACACGAAGGTGTTATTGTCCTTGATGATAAGAAAGATGAACAACGGCAACTGCGTGTTAAGAGGAAAACTTTACAAGCTGCACTTGAACAGTGTCAAAGAGCTTTAGATTTGATTAATAGTGGtgaagttgatgatgatggtgaagatgatgATGGAAGTGAGGTGGAGATTGGTGAGGATTCGATGAATCAGTTTGGTGATGATGATACTGTTCAG CTATGTAACTTTCTAAAGTCTGGAGTCGACTCCCCCAACTTTCTTGAAAAGCTTGGGACCACCAGTGCTTCAGTCCCGCAAAATCCTGCTG CTGAAGAAGGTGGCTCCTGGGACATCGTTTGTGAAAATGATTTATGGGATGGTGAGGATATTGAATTGGACCAAGAAAGTTATGTTCTTGTTCGGCAAGAAGATATACTGGAGGGTATTGCTTCCTTCACGTCTGCATATTTGTTGTCACTAAAGCAAACTAAA GAACTAACACCCAATCAACTCCAAGAAG CCTTGAGCAGAACTTTCTGTACTAAAAAGAAAAAGGGTAAACTTCGAAAAGCATGGGATGGAAGCAAAGTTATCCACAATGTAGCATCATGGGGAGCCACTGCCATTGG GATATACCAAAATCCAGCTCTGTTTAGGGTAGCTACTGTGGCCTTCTGGACTTCCTGCCGTGTTATATCGAAACTTTTCTGA